From Grus americana isolate bGruAme1 chromosome 11, bGruAme1.mat, whole genome shotgun sequence, a single genomic window includes:
- the LOC129211519 gene encoding uncharacterized protein LOC129211519 — protein MVQVQRAMALVCRLLLLLFLLVALHARAARAAPYRARGADEDGGDGYPASELDVGLEPSGHPGDPLVVGGFPTSWPVPVLEPERSPTALPVGEGDPVSRLGSRTEPPAVRVGRPRAKNHAEGGKKSLESLEVLKQALEELEKRHETDQEAGQEQAFPEGSSGLLPPFVKETEAMQGTGMPALPKPPGDSHDGAHEFFQVDSGTEPSCWGPYVGDASRDRAVAASSAHAGEEAEGEGKAQVS, from the exons atggtGCAAGTGCAGAGAGCCATGGCTCTTGTCTgccgtctcctcctcctcctcttcctcctggtgGCCCTGCATGCCAGGGCTGCCCGGGCTGCTCCGTATCGAGCACGGGGAGCAG ACGAGGACGGTGGCGACGGTTATCCAGCTTCTGAGCTGGATGTTGGCTTGGAGCCCTCGGGGCATCCTGGAG ATCCTCTCGTGGTTGGCGGCTTCCCGACTTCTTGGCCTGTTCCCGTCCTGGAGCCCGAGCGCAGTCCCACAG CCCTGCCTGTAGGCGAAGGTGATCCAGTGTCCCGGCTGGGTTCCAGGACCGAGCCTCCGGCAGTTCGCGTGG GTCGTCCAAGGGCAAAGAACCatgctgaaggaggaaaaaagtcccTGGAGTCGTTGGAAGTGCTAAAGCAAGCGCTGGAGGAACTGGAGAAAAGGCACG agaCAGACCAagaggctgggcaggagcaggcgtTTCCGGAAGGAAGCAGTGGCTTGCTGCCACCCTTTGTCAAAGAGACGGAGGCGATGCAAGGCACCGGCATGCCAG CGCTGCCAAAGCCCCCAGGAGACTCCCACGACGGTGCGCATGAATTCTTCCAAGTGGACTCAGGTACTGAGCCATCTTGCTGGGGTCCCTACGTGGGAGACGCGTCCCGAGACCGGGCAGTGGCCGCAAGCAGTGCCCACgctggggaagaggcagaaggGGAGGGCAAGGCGCAAGTGTCTTGA
- the LOC129211518 gene encoding uncharacterized protein LOC129211518 produces the protein MVQVQRAMALVCRLLLLLFLLVALHARAARAAPYRARGADEDGGDGYPASELDVGLEPSGHPGDPLVVGGFPTSWPVPVLEPERSPTALPVGEGDPVSRLGSRTEPPAVRVGRPRAKNHAEGGKKSLESLEVLKQALEELEKRHETDQEAGQEQAFPEGSSGLLPPFVKETEAMQGTGMPALPKPPGDSHDGAHEFFQVDSGVVGERTTTAYSPQSTRSFPRLQDIGWHWVTDTTAGVVSLVLAVLVCRLLIRWRRKRKERIATTLQNQAEAGDHPSRLHSQTRPESLPRLPSTWTLNSRPSSPLLWPYSTG, from the exons atggtGCAAGTGCAGAGAGCCATGGCTCTTGTCTgccgtctcctcctcctcctcttcctcctggtgGCCCTGCATGCCAGGGCTGCCCGGGCTGCTCCGTATCGAGCACGGGGAGCAG ACGAGGACGGTGGCGACGGTTATCCAGCTTCTGAGCTGGATGTTGGCTTGGAGCCCTCGGGGCATCCTGGAG ATCCTCTCGTGGTTGGCGGCTTCCCGACTTCTTGGCCTGTTCCCGTCCTGGAGCCCGAGCGCAGTCCCACAG CCCTGCCTGTAGGCGAAGGTGATCCAGTGTCCCGGCTGGGTTCCAGGACCGAGCCTCCGGCAGTTCGCGTGG GTCGTCCAAGGGCAAAGAACCatgctgaaggaggaaaaaagtcccTGGAGTCGTTGGAAGTGCTAAAGCAAGCGCTGGAGGAACTGGAGAAAAGGCACG agaCAGACCAagaggctgggcaggagcaggcgtTTCCGGAAGGAAGCAGTGGCTTGCTGCCACCCTTTGTCAAAGAGACGGAGGCGATGCAAGGCACCGGCATGCCAG CGCTGCCAAAGCCCCCAGGAGACTCCCACGACGGTGCGCATGAATTCTTCCAAGTGGACTCAG GTGTGGTCGGCGAGAGAACCACAACTGCCTACAGTCCCCAGAGCACCAGGAGTTTTCCGCGTCTGCAAGACATTGGCTGGCACTGGGTGACAGACACGACAGCAGGCGTGGTTTCCCTGGTGCTGGCCGTACTGGTGTGCCGTCTCCTGATCCGGTGgcggaggaagagaaaaga gcgCATCGCCACAACTTTACAAAACCAAGCGGAAGCCGGTGACCACCCCTCGCGCCTGCACAGCCAGACCAGACCCGAAAGCCTGCCGCGCCTGCCCTCCACATGGACCCTAAACTCGCGCCCCTCGAGTCCGCTGCTCTGGCCCTATTCCACGGGCTGA
- the LOC129211517 gene encoding uncharacterized protein LOC129211517 — translation MVQVQRAMALVCRLLLLLFLLVALHARAARAAPYRARGADEDGGDGYPASELDVGLEPSGHPGDPLVVGGFPTSWPVPVLEPERSPTALPVGEGDPVSRLGSRTEPPAVRVGRPRAKNHAEGGKKSLESLEVLKQALEELEKRHETDQEAGQEQAFPEGSSGLLPPFVKETEAMQGTGMPALPKPPGDSHDGAHEFFQVDSGVVGERTTTAYSPQSTRSFPRLQDIGWHWVTDTTAGVVSLVLAVLVCCLLIRWWRKRKERIATTLQNQAEAGDHPSRLHSQTRPESLPRLPSTWTLNSRPSSPLLWPYSTG, via the exons atggtGCAAGTGCAGAGAGCCATGGCTCTTGTCTgccgtctcctcctcctcctcttcctcctggtgGCCCTGCATGCCAGGGCTGCCCGGGCTGCTCCGTATCGAGCACGGGGAGCAG ACGAGGACGGTGGCGACGGTTATCCAGCTTCTGAGCTGGATGTTGGCTTGGAGCCCTCGGGGCATCCTGGAG ATCCTCTCGTGGTTGGCGGCTTCCCGACTTCTTGGCCTGTTCCCGTCCTGGAGCCCGAGCGCAGTCCCACAG CCCTGCCTGTAGGCGAAGGTGATCCAGTGTCCCGGCTGGGTTCCAGGACCGAGCCTCCGGCAGTTCGCGTGG GTCGTCCAAGGGCAAAGAACCatgctgaaggaggaaaaaagtcccTGGAGTCGTTGGAAGTGCTAAAGCAAGCGCTGGAGGAACTGGAGAAAAGGCACG agaCAGACCAagaggctgggcaggagcaggcgtTTCCGGAAGGAAGCAGTGGCTTGCTGCCACCCTTTGTCAAAGAGACGGAGGCGATGCAAGGCACCGGCATGCCAG CGCTGCCAAAGCCCCCAGGAGACTCCCACGACGGTGCGCATGAATTCTTCCAGGTGGACTCAG GTGTGGTCGGCGAGAGAACCACAACTGCCTACAGTCCCCAGAGCACCAGGAGTTTTCCGCGTCTGCAAGACATTGGCTGGCACTGGGTGACAGACACGACAGCAGGCGTGGTTTCCCTGGTGCTGGCCGTACTGGTGTGCTGTCTCCTGATCCGGTggtggaggaagagaaaaga gcgCATCGCCACAACTTTACAAAACCAAGCGGAAGCCGGTGACCACCCCTCGCGCCTGCACAGCCAGACCAGGCCCGAAAGCCTGCCGCGCCTGCCCTCCACATGGACCCTAAACTCGCGCCCCTCGAGTCCGCTGCTCTGGCCCTATTCCACGGGCTGA
- the LOC129211521 gene encoding uncharacterized protein LOC129211521, translating to MALVCRLLLLLFLLVALHARAARAAPCRARGADEDGGDGYPASELDVGLEPSGHPGDPLVVGGFPTSWPVPVLEPERSPTALPVGEGDPVSRLGSRTEPPAVRVGRPRAKNHAEGGKKSLESLEVLKQALEELEKRHETDQEAGQEQAFPEGSSGLLPPFVKETEAMQGTGMPGNRCPVVSWGHPSGSLCGGRLSPRCPLLRFTSAAKAEGVWGPRCAADGKRDSCTTVPPAVAASQSLPGVPGGLRRKSSTERDPCRQLRSRSGRGLGGTSPSSCIPCR from the exons ATGGCTCTTGTCTgccgtctcctcctcctcctcttcctcctggtgGCCCTGCATGCCAGGGCTGCCCGGGCTGCTCCGTGTCGAGCACGGGGAGCAG ACGAGGACGGTGGCGACGGTTATCCAGCTTCTGAGCTGGATGTTGGCTTGGAGCCCTCGGGGCATCCTGGAG ATCCTCTCGTGGTTGGCGGCTTCCCGACTTCTTGGCCTGTTCCCGTCCTGGAGCCCGAGCGCAGTCCCACAG CCCTGCCTGTAGGCGAAGGTGATCCAGTGTCCCGGCTGGGTTCCAGGACCGAGCCTCCGGCAGTTCGCGTGG GTCGTCCAAGGGCAAAGAACCatgctgaaggaggaaaaaagtcccTGGAGTCGTTGGAAGTGCTAAAGCAAGCGCTGGAGGAACTGGAGAAAAGGCACG agaCAGACCAagaggctgggcaggagcaggcgtTTCCGGAAGGAAGCAGTGGCTTGCTGCCACCCTTTGTCAAAGAGACGGAGGCGATGCAAGGCACCGGCATGCCAGGTAACCGCTGTCCcgtggtcagctggggtcaccCATCAGGATCGCTGTGTGGCGGCAGGCTCTCGCCCCGGTGCCCGCTCTTGCGCTTCACGTCAGCCGCCAAAGCTGAAGGAGTTTGGGGACCACGTTGCGCAGCTGATGGGAAACGTGACTCTTGCACGACTGTACCTCCCGCTGTAGCTGCGTCCCAGAGCTTGCCGGGAGTCCCGGGAGGCCTGAGGCgcaagagcagcacagagcgGGATCCCTGCCGCCAGCTGAGGTCCAGATCGGGCAGGGGCTTAGGGGGAACCTCCCCGTCCTCCTGCATCCCCTGTCGCTGA